In Mycobacterium sp. JS623, one genomic interval encodes:
- a CDS encoding nitroreductase family deazaflavin-dependent oxidoreductase, protein MTQPPDIETTKAFNVKVADEFRANDGKVGAFEGNELLLLTTTGAKSGEPRLSPLSCKRIDGKLVVIGGYGGADVNPAWVHNLRANPRAHVELGCESFDVTARELLGDERESILPKVIAIAPQFADFQANVSRVIPIFELDKA, encoded by the coding sequence ATGACCCAGCCACCCGACATCGAGACGACGAAGGCGTTCAACGTAAAGGTCGCCGACGAATTCCGCGCCAACGACGGCAAGGTCGGCGCGTTCGAGGGCAACGAGTTGCTGCTACTCACGACCACCGGCGCGAAGTCGGGTGAACCGCGGTTGTCGCCGCTGTCGTGCAAGCGCATCGACGGGAAGTTGGTGGTCATCGGTGGTTACGGCGGTGCGGACGTCAACCCGGCGTGGGTGCACAACCTGCGGGCAAACCCCCGCGCGCACGTCGAACTCGGCTGCGAGTCCTTCGACGTGACAGCCCGCGAACTGCTTGGAGACGAGCGCGAGTCGATCCTGCCCAAGGTCATCGCGATCGCGCCGCAGTTCGCAGACTTCCAGGCCAATGTCAGCCGCGTGATCCCGATCTTCGAAC